In Rhodamnia argentea isolate NSW1041297 chromosome 11, ASM2092103v1, whole genome shotgun sequence, one genomic interval encodes:
- the LOC115757488 gene encoding metalloendoproteinase 1-like, whose amino-acid sequence MAPRISSSFVSILVPFIAIQPSATHSRNLNAPDPSLTHFQSLEGTLKGQTKQGIKEVKRYLRAFGYLDHKEDENHVALVDDKFNDTLEAALRSYQRFYCLKVTGDLDAGTMMQMSVPRCGIGCLTKPLLTYAFNSLPKDISPELSKGACWRAFNRWSHVSAFTFEEAPAREPSDIAIGFYSGDHGDYYPFDGPSRVLAHAFGPTDGRFHGDADEKWSINPGSNQFDLEMVALHEVGHLLGLGHREDPSAVMYPLIPRGATKRNLQQDDIDGIHALYPAE is encoded by the exons ATGGCCCCTagaatttcctcttcttttgtgtCCATCCTTGTTCCCTTCATCGCAATTCAACCCTCCGCCACTCACTCGAGAAACCTGAATGCTCCCGATCCAAGCCTCACTCACTTCCAGAGCTTGGAGGGGACTCTCAAGGGCCAGACCAAGCAAGGCATCAAAGAGGTCAAGCGTTACCTCAGAGCTTTCGGATACTTGGACCACAAGGAGGACGAGAACCACGTTGCCCTCGTGGACGACAAGTTCAACGACACTTTAGAGGCAGCACTCAGATCTTACCAGAGATTCTACTGTCTTAAAGTCACCGGAGATCTTGACGCCGGCACCATGATGCAAATGAGCGTCCCGAGATGCGGGAT TGGCTGCCTTACAAAACCCCTTCTCACTTACGCCTTCAACTCGCTCCCCAAGGACATCTCGCCAGAGTTGTCGAAAGGAGCCTGCTGGAGAGCTTTCAACAGGTGGTCCCATGTCTCCGCATTCACTTTCGAAGAGGCTCCGGCACGCGAGCCGTCCGATATCGCCATAGGCTTCTACAGTGGCGATCATGGCGACTATTACCCTTTCGATGGGCCCAGCAGAGTTCTTGCCCATGCATTTGGCCCAACCGACGGTAGGTTCCATGGCGACGCTGACGAGAAGTGGAGCATCAACCCCGGCTCGAACCAGTTCGACTTGGAAATGGTGGCCCTGCATGAAGTAGGACACCTCCTAGGGCTCGGCCACCGCGAGGATCCGAGCGCCGTCATGTATCCCCTTATCCCGCGGGGTGCCACCAAAAGGAATCTTCAACAAGATGACATCGATGGCATACATGCTTTGTACCCTGCGGAATAG
- the LOC115757487 gene encoding metalloendoproteinase 1-like, which produces MGPKMLCSFASILAVFLAVHQPFTVHPRSLRSTAPSLTSFQGLEESLKGQNKQGVTEVKRHLKALGYLDYEDENRVVVLDDDEFDETLESALRSYQRFYRLKVTGKLDVDTVKQMSVPRCGVPDFVPPRHANRNATEPNKFHVVSRYRFAAGMAKWPPSKFHLTYAFGSIPKAMSLGELRGVFWRAFQTWAHVTAFTFNEVSTGESPDFVIGFYSGDHGDGQPFDGPGGFLAHSSEPTPGFPAYGKSHYDADEPWSLNPSSTQMDLESVALHEIGHILGLAHSEDPKAVMYYGIAAGAVKRVLQQDDIDGIHTLYS; this is translated from the coding sequence ATGGGTCCTAAAATGTTGTGTTCTTTTGCGTCCATTCTCGCTGTCTTTCTTGCAGTCCATCAACCCTTCACCGTTCACCCGAGAAGCCTGAGATCTACAGCTCCAAGCCTCACTTCCTTCCAGGGTTTGGAGGAGTCCCTCAAGGGCCAGAACAAGCAAGGCGTCACAGAGGTCAAGCGTCATCTCAAAGCTTTAGGATACTTGGACTATGAGGACGAGAACCGCGTCGTCGTCCTGGACGATGATGAGTTCGATGAGACTTTAGAGTCGGCACTCAGATCTTACCAGAGATTCTACCGTCTTAAAGTCACCGGAAAGCTGGATGTTGACACCGTGAAGCAAATGAGCGTCCCGAGATGCGGGGTGCCCGATTTCGTCCCCCCTAGGCACGCGAACAGGAACGCCACTGAGCCTAACAAGTTCCACGTGGTGTCGCGCTATAGGTTCGCTGCCGGCATGGCTAAGTGGCCGCCTTCCAAATTCCATCTCACCTACGCCTTCGGATCCATCCCCAAGGCCATGTCACTGGGGGAGTTGAGAGGAGTCTTCTGGAGGGCTTTCCAGACCTGGGCTCATGTTACTGCGTTCACTTTCAATGAAGTTTCGACTGGGGAGTCGCCTGATTTCGTCATAGGCTTCTACAGCGGCGATCACGGCGACGGTCAACCTTTCGATGGGCCGGGCGGGTTTCTCGCCCATTCTTCTGAGCCAACCCCTGGTTTCCCAGCCTACGGTAAGTCCCACTACGATGCGGACGAGCCATGGAGCCTAAATCCCAGCTCAACCCAAATGGACTTGGAATCGGTGGCGCTGCATGAAATAGGACACATTCTAGGCCTCGCCCACAGCGAGGATCCGAAGGCCGTCATGTATTACGGAATTGCGGCCGGCGCTGTCAAAAGGGTTCTTCAACAAGATGACATCGATGGCATACATACTTTGTACTCCTAG
- the LOC115757486 gene encoding metalloendoproteinase 1-like, with protein MSAPRCGVADLVHPRRTESNATKHSKLHVVARYNFFPDMPKWPPSRTHLNYAFGPIPGAIPLEELRGVCSRAFQTWADVTSFTFSETPSGESTDIVIGFYSGDHGDGHPFDGPGTVLAHSFAPTDGRFHYDADEQWSTAPSSTQSDLESVALHEIGHLLGLAHTPDENAVMYAIMMPGALKRDLRQDDIDGIRALYAGQ; from the coding sequence ATGAGCGCCCCGAGATGTGGGGTGGCCGACCTTGTCCACCCTCGGCGCACAGAAAGCAATGCCACTAAGCACAGTAAGTTGCACGTGGTGGCGCGCTATAACTTCTTTCCCGACATGCCTAAGTGGCCGCCTTCTCGAACCCATCTCAATTACGCTTTCGGCCCGATCCCGGGGGCCATCCCGCTGGAGGAGTTGAGAGGAGTCTGCTCGAGAGCTTTCCAGACGTGGGCTGATGTTACATCGTTCACTTTCTCAGAAACTCCGTCGGGTGAGTCAACTGATATTGTCATAGGCTTCTACAGCGGCGATCATGGCGACGGTCATCCTTTTGATGGGCCCGGCACTGTCCTTGCCCATTCATTTGCTCCGACCGATGGTAGGTTCCACTACGACGCGGATGAGCAGTGGAGCACCGCCCCGAGCTCGACCCAATCCGACTTGGAATCGGTGGCCTTGCATGAAATCGGACACCTCCTAGGGCTTGCCCACACTCCCGATGAGAACGCCGTTATGTACGCGATAATGATGCCCGGTGCTCTCAAACGGGATCTTCGACAAGATGACATCGATGGCATACGTGCTTTGTACGCTGGACAATAG
- the LOC115757501 gene encoding signal recognition particle 19 kDa protein has translation MEGQIQEIKKWVVLYPVYINSKKTIAEGRRICAAKACENPTCIEIGDCCSHLKLRYAIEIDKAYPRDFMQRGRVRVLLKREDGTLYNPAISSRKQLMLHVAELVPRHPGRTKKQEPASTTSTGASKSGKSGKKKR, from the exons ATGGAAGGGCAAATCCAGGAGATAAAGAAGTGGGTCGTCCTCTACCCGGTTTACATCAACTCGAAGAAGACGATCGCCGAGGGCAGGCGGATCTGCGCGGCGAAAGCGTGCGAGAACCCCACTTGCATCGAGATCGGGGACTGTTGCAGCCATCTTAAGCTCCGTTATGCCATCGAG ATTGATAAGGCGTATCCGCGAGATTTCAtgcagagagggagagtgagggtTTTGCTCAAGAGAGAGGATGGGACTCTGTACAATCCAGCCATATCTTCCA GAAAACAGCTCATGCTTCATGTTGCAGAGTTGGTTCCAAGACATCCTGGACGGACCAAGAAGCAAGAGCCTGCATCCACCACGAGTACTGGAGCTTCGAAATCCGGCAAGAgcgggaaaaagaagagatag
- the LOC115757479 gene encoding LOW QUALITY PROTEIN: CRM-domain containing factor CFM2, chloroplastic (The sequence of the model RefSeq protein was modified relative to this genomic sequence to represent the inferred CDS: deleted 1 base in 1 codon): MKAMLVPQCHHHHHSPLPFPPRTLAPPHSPFPESPFFRTPRASTRLQPRFSAPRSEAVPQSAIQRIAEKLRSLGFKEDDDGGDGGGGPVPKSSPTSAGEIFVPLPKRLPKYRVGHTIDTSWSTPENPVPEPGSGGFVERYGELRRKARKERELEREKRRREEKAAGAPTLAELRLSEEELRRLREVGVKLKKRLKIGKAGITEGIVNGIHERWRTAEVVKITCEDLCRMNMKRTHDLLERKTGGLVVWRSGSNIVLYRGADYKYPYFLADDSLASGPSMPIDHDGCDEQENDGVEAAQPSIANKSGHPTLIHGVGSPDKVRFQLPGELELAEEAEKLLDGLGPRFADWWGYEPLPVDADLLPAVVPGYRRPFRLLPYGVNPKLTNDEMTILRRLSRPLPCQFALGRNRNLQGLAASIVKLWEKCEIAKIAVKRGVQNTNSEMMAEELRWLTGGTLLARDREFIVLYRGKDYLPPVVSSAIEERRKCGMGMEKAAESRHGLHLSAFGAENADIDKQRRIPPSEEKKPVSVEGVIRTTGIKLSLALEKKAKAEKLLTELENSENPEQPDVDKEGITQEERYMLRKVGLRMKPFLLLGRRGVYDGTVENMHLHWKYRELVKIICKEKRIETVHQIAQTLEAESGGILVAVERVSKGYAIIVYRGKNYERPACIRPSTLLNKKAAMKHSLEAQRRESLKLHVLKLSENIGQLKRQLDIDKERSDMHSLDGLISPLVTGEIAPMKTLDSLSSDGALDLAFNSLPGVSVSNEEHMEARGDQGNDSASISTSNGADPSLLEIPSRQEDELTGFSVNNSYGDSGKIKPEMLDKSAHGDSHWSVSMQRHNEGCGSQSKQRISNHIDSEHHVCDTKTVELSKTSVPVGDNKQETSVEMPMSRIHLSNKERLLLRKQALRMRKRPVLAVGRSNIVSGVAKTIKMHFQKHPLAIVNLKGRAKGTSIQELVFKLEQATGAILISQEPNKVILYRGWGADVESSFSHNKGREASKFSEKLGQPHPLVSPELMAAIKLECGLPSNHEERAIP; this comes from the exons ATGAAAGCAATGTTAGTTCCCCAgtgtcaccaccaccaccactcgcCATTACCATTCCCGCCACGAACCCTAGCTCCTCCCCATTCGCCATTCCCTGAATCTCCATTCTTCAGAACCCCTCGAGCTTCCACCAGACTCCAACCTCGGTTCTCCGCCCCCCGGAGCGAGGCCGTCCCTCAATCCGCCATCCAGCGCATCGCCGAGAAGCTCCGTAGCCTCGGCTtcaaggaagacgacgatggcGGGGATGgaggcggtggtccggtgccgAAATCCTCTCCTACCTCTGCCGGCGAAATCTTCGTCCCCTTGCCGAAGCGACTGCCCAAGTACCGCGTCGGCCACACGATCGACACGAGCTGGAGCACGCCCGAGAATCCCGTTCCCGAACCCGGCTCAGGCGGCTTCGTGGAGAGGTACGGCGAGTTGAGGCGGAAAGCGAGGAAGGAGAGGGAATTGGAGAGGGAGAAGaggagaagggaagagaaggcGGCAGGGGCGCCGACGCTGGCGGAGCTGAGGCTgtcggaggaggagctgagaaGGTTGAGGGAGGTTGGGGTGAAGTTGAAGAAAAGGTTAAAGATTGGGAAGGCGGGGATCACGGAGGGGATTGTGAATGGTATTCATGAGAGGTGGAGGACGGCGGAGGTGGTTAAGATCACGTGCGAGGACTTGTGTAGGATGAACATGAAGCGGACGCATGATCTTTTGGAG AGGAAAACTGGGGGTCTGGTAGTTTGGAGATCTGGCAGTAACATAGTTTTATATAGAGGGGCTGATTACAAGTATCCTTACTTCCTGGCTGATGATAGCCTAGCAAGTGGCCCTAGCATGCCGATAGATCACGATGGATGCGATGAGCAAGAGAATGATGGGGTAGAAGCTGCTCAACCAAGTATTGCAAACAAATCTGGTCATCCAACCTTGATACATGGTGTGGGTTCTCCAGATAAAGTACGTTTCCAGTTGCCAGGTGAGCTAGAACTTGCTGAAGAAGCTGAGAAATTGTTAGATGGACTGGGTCCGCGCTTTGCTGATTGGTGGGGATATGAACCTCTACCTGTGGATGCGGATCTTCTGCCTGCTGTTGTTCCTGGCTACAGAAGGCCCTTCCGCCTTCTTCCTTATGGAGTCAACCCTAAACTGACAAATGATGAAATGACCATATTAAGGAGACTTAGTAGACCATTGCCATGCCAGTTTGCATTGG GTAGAAATAGGAATCTCCAAGGATTAGCTGCTTCCATTGTTAAGTTGTGGGAGAAATGCGAGATTGCAAAGATTGCTGTGAAGAGAGGAGTGCAAAACACAAATAGTGAGATGATGGCAGAAGAATTGAGG TGGCTAACTGGAGGGACGCTGCTTGCCCGGGACAGGGAATTTATTGTTTTGTACAGAGGGAAGGATTACTTGCCTCCTGTGGTTTCATCTGCAATAGAAGAGCGAAGGAAATGTGGAATGGGGATGGAGAAAGCAGCTGAATCTCGACATGGTTTGCACTTGTCTGCATTTGGAGCTGAGAATGCTGATATTGATAAGCAAAGAAGGATTCCTCCCTCTGAAGAAAAGAAGCCTGTTTCAGTTGAGGGAGTTATTAGGACGACTGGCATCAAGTTGTCCCTG GCTTTAGAGAAGAAAGCCAAGGCAGAGAAACTTCTAACTGAACTTGAGAATTCGGAGAACCCTGAACAACCTGATGTGGATAAAGAGGGCATAACACAAGAAGAAAGATACATGCTAAGGAAGGTTGGCTTGAGAATGAAGCCTTTCTTACTTTTGG GTAGACGGGGCGTATATGACGGGACAGTTGAAAACATGCATCTTCACTGGAAATATAGGGAACTTGTTAAAATAATTTGTAAAGAGAAAAGGATTGAAACTGTTCATCAAATAGCCCAGACCTTAGAGGCAGAAAGTGGTGGGATACTGGTAGCAGTAGAGAGAGTGAGTAAAGGATACGCGATCATAGTATATCGTGGAAAAAATTATGAACGACCAGCTTGTATAAGGCCAAGCACACTTCTAAATAAAAAAGCAGCAATGAAACATTCCTTAGAGGCTCAACGGCGTGAG TCTTTGAAACTTCATGTGTTGAAGCTTTCTGAGAACATAGGTCAGCTGAAACGTCAGTTG GAtatagacaaggaaaggagtgACATGCATTCATTGGACGGATTGATTTCTCCGCTG GTGACAGGGGAAATTGCTCCTATGAAAACATTAGATTCTTTG AGCTCAGATGGTGCACTTGACTTAGCATTCAACTCTCTTCCTGGAGTTTCTGTTTCTAACGAGGAGCACATGGAG GCTAGAGGTGACCAAGGAAATGATTCAGCTTCCATAAGCACTAGCAATGGGGCGGATCCTTCATTGCTCGAAATACCATCTAGACAGGAGGATGAGCTGACTGGATTCTCAGTAAACAACAGCTATGGAGATTCTGGGAAAATCAAACCTGAGATGTTGGATAAATCAGCACATGGAGATTCTCACTGGAGTGTTTCTATGCAAAGACACAATGAAG GCTGTGGATCTCAGTCAAAGCAAAGAATATCTAACCATATTGATTCTGAGCATCATGTCTGTGATACCAAGACAGTGGAATTATCCAAGACATCTGTCCCAGTGGGTGATAATAAACAAGAAACATCAGTGGAGATGCCTATGAGTCGGATACATCTTTCCAACAAGGAGAGGCTTCTTCTACGTAAGCAAGCCCTCAGGATGAGAAAACGTCCAGTGCTGGCAGTAG GGAGAAGCAACATTGTGAGCGGTGTAGCCAAAACGATTAAGATGCATTTTCAGAAGCACCCTCTAGCTATAGTTAATCTAAAGGGAAGAGCTAAAGGGACATCAATCCAGGAGCTGGTTTTCAAGCTGGAG CAAGCCACAGGTGCCATTCTCATCTCTCAGGAGCCAAATAAGGTCATACTTTATCGTGGTTGGGGAGCTGATGTGGAATCGAGCTTTTCTCACAACAAAGGGAGGGAAGCGAGTAAATTTTCGGAGAAGTTGGGGCAACCTCACCCTCTTGTATCACCTGAGCTTATGGCAGCCATCAAACTTGAATGTGGATTGCCGTCCAACCATGAGGAAAGGGCGATTCCATAG